Part of the Zingiber officinale cultivar Zhangliang chromosome 8A, Zo_v1.1, whole genome shotgun sequence genome, TTCCGATCAATCAAACTCAGTTGACTGGACTTTTTGATCGACCGGACTTTTCGGCCGACCGGACCACTTAAGGTCGATCGGATCCTAAGTCCGGTTACCTAGACTAGTTCCCAACTAGTCCTGCTCGAGCCTTCGTCATCGGACTTCTCTCTTTGCTATTTCATACAAAATAAACAAGCAAACAAAAAACATAACAAGCAAAACCTAGTACTTGGTTTACCTAACCTACTATAGGTTCatttgcttagagttcactcaTGATAGACTTTTCTCTTTGCCAACTATTCAGCTCCTAGCTGACCTACCTTGGACTCAATCTAGTTCTCAATTAGGTTTGCCTAGTTACAACTGGGTCTTCCACCGCCTAGTACCGCTAGGACTACCACTACTTAGTTCccaaccaggacttccactatctAACGTCATTAGGACTTCTCACTATTTGATTCTCAACCAAGACTTCCCCTATCTAGTCCCAATAGGACTTTTCACTACTTGATTCTCAACTAGCTAGGACTTCCCTTTGACTAGTCCCACTAGATATTTTTACCAATATGTCAAGTATTTGGTCCTACTTGTACTTCTCACTCATTTCCAAGTTCTAGTCATCCTTGACTTCTGTTTACttaatttgatcaaccatgatcaAGTTATTCGGTTACCCTTGACCAAATTTCCTATATTATTCAAATAAGTATTCAAAATTCTggaagtcgattgcaccaacaattgtcTTAATATTTATGAGCTAGCCTAGCAAACTTCATCTTGTTACAGCTAAATGTATTCTTATATATGTGTAAGGAACTAAGAATTATAGAATAATATTTGAAGCTGATAAAGATAAAAAATTGTATAGTTTTTCTGATAACAATTTTATATATGTGTAAGGAACTAAGAATTATAGAATAATATTTGAAGCTGATAAAGATAAAAAATTGTATAGTTTTTCTGATAACAATTTGGCAGGTTCAATAGATGATCGTAAGAATACATCGGGCTATATTTTCTTCATAGGAACAAAGCATATTTCCAAAATACTGTGACAATCTTCTGCCAAGGCTGAATATATATCAGCATGTGGAGCAACATGTGAAGTTGTTTGACTGAGGAGAATTCTCAAGGATATGAAGCAGGAATAATCTACACCAACCATACTCTTGTGTGACAATATATATGTCATTGCAATGacaaaaaattctattttttataGTCGCACAAAGTACATCAAGTTACAACATCACTTCATCAAAGAGTTAGTAAACAAAGGAGAAATTGAATTAACTTTCTGCAAGAATCGAGATCAAGTAGCAAATATCTTCACAAAGCCACTTTCAATCAAATAGTTTCACTACTTGTGTGATAAACTTGGACTATTAGAtctctcaaaataaagagggagTGTTTGTGCTTGCTAAGAATTAATGCATATGCATGCTGAAATTAAAATGGATGCATTATATTGTAGCAAGTAGATGATCAAATTAATTAAGCAATAACTAATGTCATTCTAGAACCTATGATGTATTCCCTTATAAGATTGTAATAGCTATGCCACAAATATGCTCAATACGAGATAATCCATCATATTttaatttctctatttttatACTGTTCTTTACTTCAAACATCTATTATTCAAGAGCACTAATGAGCAACAAAAGCTGACTCATTCATGTAGAAAGCTCGTTGTTGTTGCTTGGATCTGATTATTCCTCTTGTATTTGTATCTTTTTCTATGTTGTTCCATTATGCCTTGCAACAACAGGCATTATATATACTGCAGAGTTTTCCTACTGAACAATCACGTACGTGCTTCCATTGAATAGCTTAAACAAATTAATCATGCTTACAAGTTTGACAAATTGGTGCAATCCCAACAACATTAATTATTGGTGACtagttatttatatatttttagacGAACAACATTAATTATTGATGATGCTGAGTAATCAACAGGATCCACAACGTAACTCTCACGCATTGGAAGCCAAACTCTCCTGCCGACGCTTCCTTTCATTCGACAACTTCTTGGCGAAGTAGACGAGTCGATCTCCGTTCGATGTGGTTCCTCCCTTCCCATCCACCACCGGCTCCGACAGGCCTGTCTCCAGGTTCACCCTCGACACCGGCTTCTCCAGCAGTTTCTTCCCGATCTCCACCAAATTCTGTAAGTTCTTCTCCGTCGACTTATCCACCGAAGTCGCATCACCAGTCAAAGTATCGtcctatatatatatcatttagtttattaatttgtttgttttattcAATTAGCTAGAATCGATGAATTTGGTGCGATTTTATAATGaatgattaattataattttgttaAATAGGTACCTGTATGCGAAAGTAACGGCCTTCACTGTCCTGTGCCTGAAAAACATGTGCTAGATGGATATCCACCATGTCGGAGCTCGCCTGGGAGAAAATGTCGATGATGGGAGTATTTCCTCCGTTGTACAACCACCCGAGCAAACCCCATCGAGCGCTCGTCTGTGCGCTATAATTCTCCTCCTGTTTAGGTGTTCCGGTCCCGATCGAGAGCACCAGAAACCGACTGTAGTCGACCGGTTGGTACGAGTCGAAATCCGTGTTCGATTTCAGAATCTGCTTCGTCACTTCGCTTATGGCGGATATCGTCTGTTCATGATCAATAATGTATAGCACATATAAGAACTAGGTAGCTCCTAGATTAATTACGAGCAGAGAATATCTATTTAGATGTGCGCGGGTGTGTGAATTTACTGGGTTATTTGCCGCCACGCCGCCGTCGATGAGGTTGAAGCTCTTCGTCGTTCCTTGATCGTCATGGGTTTCAAAGTAATGCCCCGGGAGGTATGTGGGGGCGGCGGAGGTGCTGATGCAGATGTCCGACAGAAGAGCGTTCTTCAACGGATTCTTCTCCGTCTGCGAGAAAAATATGAATTAATATGGACCACCTTATAAGTGGAGAAAAATATGAATTAATATGAATTAATTACCTCATAAGTGGAGAATATGATGGGTTGAGAAATTTTAATGTCAAAAGTAGGGATGACGATGTTGGTCAAAGTTTGACTTAATTTTGTGTCGCCTAAGAGTTCTTGAATCTTGGTGTGAAGATACTTGCCATTGTATTTTGGTCCAGCGAGAGCATCAACCAAGTTGAGTGCTGGACTCAGGAACCCAGAcctgaaataaataaatagtaaaattcaTAAATTAATTTTGATCCTTCATCCTAATTATCCAAAAATTTGTCCTATATAAAAAGATATACATATAAAAGATATATTATATTAATTCTAACCTTTGCTGTGGAAAAATCTTGGGACTATGATCCAAATAGAACTGAACAATGTCCTTGGCGGCGAACAGTGGTTTGTTATTCTCTCCGGGAGCGGCGAGCATGGTGGCGACAAGGCCACCGGTGCTCGTGCCGGAGATCACGTCGAAGTAGTCAGC contains:
- the LOC122010291 gene encoding patatin-like protein 2, which codes for MASDGTDPATSGSNPPPSLGKRITVLSIDGGGVRGLIPATIIDFLESELQKLDGPDARIADYFDVISGTSTGGLVATMLAAPGENNKPLFAAKDIVQFYLDHSPKIFPQQRSGFLSPALNLVDALAGPKYNGKYLHTKIQELLGDTKLSQTLTNIVIPTFDIKISQPIIFSTYETEKNPLKNALLSDICISTSAAPTYLPGHYFETHDDQGTTKSFNLIDGGVAANNPTISAISEVTKQILKSNTDFDSYQPVDYSRFLVLSIGTGTPKQEENYSAQTSARWGLLGWLYNGGNTPIIDIFSQASSDMVDIHLAHVFQAQDSEGRYFRIQDDTLTGDATSVDKSTEKNLQNLVEIGKKLLEKPVSRVNLETGLSEPVVDGKGGTTSNGDRLVYFAKKLSNERKRRQESLASNA